One Brassica napus cultivar Da-Ae chromosome A5, Da-Ae, whole genome shotgun sequence DNA window includes the following coding sequences:
- the LOC106436392 gene encoding galactinol synthase 1: MAPELTQTTTAKSAVTLTKPSPPVHGGRAYVTFLAGNGDYVKGVVGLAKGLRKVKSAYPLVVAILPDVPEEHRRILVEQGCIVREIEPVYPPENQTQFAMAYYVINYSKLRIWKFVEYSKMIYLDGDIQVYENIDHLFDLPDGYFYAVMDCFCEKTWSHTPQYKIGYCQQCPERVQWPKAELGEPPALYFNAGMFVFEPGLDTYEDLLRTLKVTPPTPFAEQDFLNMYFKKIYKPIPLVYNLVLAMLWRHPENVELDKVKVVHYCAAGSKPWRYTGKEANMEREDIKMLVNKWWDIYKDGSLDYKKPEAESDLVNLKPFINALTEAGRVKYVTAPSAA, translated from the exons ATGGCTCCGGAGCTCACACAAACCACCACAGCTAAATCCGCCGTGACGTTAACAAAACCGTCGCCTCCAGTTCACGGCGGTCGAGCCTACGTGACGTTTCTCGCCGGTAACGGTGACTACGTGAAAGGAGTCGTTGGTTTAGCCAAAGGACTAAGAAAAGTCAAATCAGCGTATCCACTCGTTGTGGCGATACTACCAGACGTCCCGGAGGAGCACCGTCGTATACTCGTGGAACAAGGTTGCATCGTCCGCGAGATCGAACCGGTTTACCCACCCGAGAACCAAACTCAGTTTGCCATGGCTTATTACGTCATCAACTATTCCAAACTCCGTATCTGGAAG TTTGTGGAGTACAGTAAAATGATATACTTAGATGGAGACATTCAAGTTTACGAGAACATCGATCACTTGTTCGATCTCCCTGACGGGTACTTTTACGCGGTGATGGACTGTTTCTGCGAGAAGACATGGAGCCACACGCCGCAATACAAGATCGGGTACTGCCAACAGTGCCCTGAGAGAGTTCAGTGGCCAAAGGCGGAGCTTGGAGAGCCACCGGCTCTCTACTTCAACGCTGGAATGTTCGTGTTTGAACCTGGCCTTGATACTTATGAGGATCTGCTCAGGACCCTTAAGGTTACTCCCCCTACTCCTTTCGCTGAACAG GACTTTCTGAACATGTATTTCAAGAAAATCTACAAGCCGATACCTTTGGTTTACAATCTTGTCCTGGCGATGCTATGGCGTCACCCAGAAAATGTCGAGCTCGATAAAGTCAAGGTGGTTCACTACTGTGCTGCG GGTTCGAAGCCATGGAGATACACAGGGAAGGAGGCGAATATGGAGAGAGAAGACATCAAAATGTTAGTGAACAAGTGGTGGGACATTTACAAGGACGGTTCCTTGGACTACAAGAAACCTGAAGCAGAGTCGGATCTAGTGAATCTGAAGCCGTTCATCAACGCTCTTACTGAAGCTGGACGGGTCAAGTACGTGACTGCACCGTCCGCTGCTTGA